In Zingiber officinale cultivar Zhangliang chromosome 1A, Zo_v1.1, whole genome shotgun sequence, a genomic segment contains:
- the LOC122038385 gene encoding BEL1-like homeodomain protein 8: protein MSGFRPDAHVAQQSRRDKLRVQSDHFQPPARDAGLGLDSIMFPSTASAPAAEFSPSGGQVPLGVPSAAMILGDTALQPPQFTCDWAAPYSHLYYHQFKPSGFMTGIHDTVATDMPSGIAQAPPSSWSTVDGCGGSGELHFLAGYAGDTQGGAAPLMGARAHVPVGWTGVDGAIGVGGTDAGGASRGLSLTLASITAARPSSAYPKNPVCDRAFGGNSGSLQDVVGRGAGPLGPFTGYAIVLKNSRFLRPAQLLLDEFCGAVTGSKFSKRCYSSLDPAFEKESESIGCASASSTSALYGSAPEDTRVEQKIARSTSTASSKIHSPEFQQKKTKLLQMQEEVCRRYKQYHQQMQMVVSSFESVAGLSSATPFSSLALKAISKHFRSLKNAISDQIRHVSKALGEEFISLPSSMATARLKYLDQSLQKQKMGESSTLGFMDNNQPVWRPQRGLPERAVSVLRAWLFEHFLHPYPTDTDKHMLATQTGLSRNQVSNWFINARVRLWKPMIEEIHMLETKGMGGMDLNSTNPRSAKSMTDDGTCSASNSKLQPQHIGGPISCTSMDPVFNNESCRNLEPWQGDKRSRVEECEMLAGMDDGLMSFATYQRAMDIGGIEAVSLTLGLKHEGGQQNPQQQMRPFGTQMFHDFVG, encoded by the exons ATGAGCGGCTTCCGGCCAGACGCCCACGTCGCTCAACAGAGCCGCCGTGACAAGCTCCGCGTCCAATCCGATCACTTCCAACCCCCCGCGCGCGACGCTGGCCTTGGTCTCGACTCGATCATGTTTCCTTCCACGGCCTCGGCCCCCGCCGCCGAATTCTCCCCTTCCGGCGGTCAAGTTCCTCTAGGAGTCCCCTCGGCTGCCATGATCCTGGGCGACACCGCCCTCCAGCCGCCGCAGTTCACCTGCGACTGGGCGGCGCCGTACTCTCATCTCTACTACCATCAGTTCAAACCCAGCGGTTTTATGACCGGGATCCACGACACAGTTGCCACAGACATGCCGTCCGGGATCGCGCAGGCCCCACCTAGCTCGTGGTCGACGGTCGACGGATGCGGTGGTAGCGGCGAGTTGCATTTCTTGGCAGGCTACGCCGGGGACACACAGGGAGGCGCTGCTCCCTTGATGGGCGCAAGGGCACACGTGCCCGTGGGCTGGACTGGCGTTGACGGAGCAATCGGCGTTGGAGGAACCGATGCGGGAGGAGCATCACGAGGCTTGTCATTAACCCTAGCATCGATCACTGCGGCAAGACCTTCCTCCGCGTACCCAAAAAACCCAGTCTGCGATAGAGCATTCGGTGGCAACAGTGGATCACTGCAAGACGTGGTGGGCCGCGGAGCCGGCCCTCTGGGGCCTTTCACTGGCTACGCGATCGTCTTGAAGAACTCCCGGTTCCTGAGGCCCGCGCAACTGCTGCTCGACGAATTCTGCGGCGCAGTGACCGGGTCCAAGTTCTCAAAACGGTGCTACAGCTCCTTGGATCCGGCGTTTGAGAAGGAGAGCGAATCGATCGGTTGTGCTAGTGCTTCATCGACGTCGGCATTGTATGGCTCGGCGCCAGAGGATACTCGCGTTGAGCAAAAAATTGCCAGGAGTACTTCCACTGCTTCCTCCAAGATTCACAGTCCGGAGTTCCAACAAAAGAAGACAAAGCTGCTCCAAATGCAAGAAGAG GTATGTCGTAGATACAAACAGTACCATCAGCAAATGCAAATGGTGGTTTCCTCGTTTGAGTCTGTTGCTGGCCTCAGTTCTGCAACGCCATTTTCTTCTCTGGCCCTCAAGGCCATCTCAAAACATTTCAGGAGTCTAAAGAATGCCATATCTGATCAGATAAGGCATGTAAGCAAAGCTCTCGGTGAGGAATTCATCTCATTGCCTAGTTCTATGGCAACTGCACGGCTGAAGTACCTTGATCAAAGTCTCCAGAAACAAAAGATGGGCGAAAGCAGTACTCTAGGTTTCATGGACAATAATCAGCCTGTTTGGAGGCCACAGAGGGGGCTACCAGAGCGTGCAGTGTCTGTTCTAAGGGCATGGTTATTTGAGCACTTCCTTCACCC ATATCCAACTGATACAGATAAGCACATGCTAGCGACTCAGACTGGCTTGTCGAGGAATCAG GTTTCTAACTGGTTCATAAATGCCCGAGTGAGATTATGGAAACCTATGATAGAAGAGATTCATATGCTCGAGACCAAGGGAATGGGTGGCATGGATCTCAATTCAACCAACCCAAGAAGTGCAAAGTCCATGACAGACGATGGAACATGTTCCGCCAGCAATTCGAAGCTCCAGCCACAACATATTGGAGGACCAATCAGCTGCACTTCCATGGACCCTGTCTTCAACAATGAGAGCTGCCGAAATCTGGAACCGTGGCAAGGCGATAAGAGGTCGAGGGTCGAGGAGTGTGAGATGCTGGCCGGCATGGATGATGGCCTGATGAGCTTTGCGACCTATCAGCGTGCAATGGACATTGGCGGCATTGAAGCAGTGTCGTTGACCTTGGGATTGAAGCACGAGGGCGGGCAGCAAAATCCACAGCAGCAAATGAGGCCCTTTGGAACCCAAATGTTCCATGATTTTGTGGGCTGA